Below is a genomic region from Henckelia pumila isolate YLH828 chromosome 3, ASM3356847v2, whole genome shotgun sequence.
AGGCGCATAACACAGAACAATTGGAAGAGAAGAattgtaaatgtttgatttaaTGAAAGAAAAGCAGGAGAGGCACCGATCTCCTCCACCATTCTTCGTTCAACACGTTTGTTCCTGGTTAATCGTTGTAGAGCAACAAAAATTACGCGTGTATTTTTTCGGAAGTGAAACGCGAGAAATCTGTCAGAACCagcaaacaaaaacaaacagaACAAGAATAGAGGGAAAAAACTAAACCAGATCAAGCTGCAATCCCAAGAGGAGGGAACCCCCCATCAAAATCAGAAAGCCCAAACAACAAAAGAATAGCGAGTTGGAGAAGCAGAACACCGAGAGTATCCGGAAACCCAAAAAAACGAAACAAAAACGCGAGGAAACAACTAAcacatgcaaaaaaaaaaaaacgcgaGGAAACAACAAACCCAGCCGAAGATCATCAATCCCATGAAACATGGTCATTTAAATATATAGGCCTGATCttgtttttaattcaataaaagGGACTCTTGAATTTTTAATTCAGTCAAAGGGTCTCAATTAAGGGtagtttgatatttttttttatgaaaaaaaaattatgtccaACCTTGATTTTTCCTCCTCCCTTCCTCCCTCTCTCCTCTCCAAGATTCAAACCTGGCTCGACTCTCTCCTCCTGGAATCTAACCACTAAaccatcaatattttttataataatactacacaataaaatatatatatacaatggtTTCGGTTGACCCAAGCAGTCGACCAAGCTGTCAAAGCGGTCGACCAAGCCCAAAACTTGGTCGACCGCTTTCCCAAGGCGGTCGACCGCTTGGGCAGGGAAGGCGGTCGACCGAGCCCAAGCCTTGGTCGACCGCTTTCCCAAGGCGGTCGACCGCTTGGGCAGGGAAGGCGGTTGACCCGCTTGGtaaatttaacaaaaaaaaaaaagaagaggaGGAGAAGGGAAAAGGAGGAAGGAGAGAGAGAAAAGAAGACCGAAAAAAACAACGCAGAGATCTGAcgtgaaagaagaagaaggaggagagaGAAAACACTTAAATCAGGGGCAATATAGTCTTTTTGATCAGAGGTTTATCTATTGAATTAAAAACAAGACCAGGTCTATATCCCTCATTTTCCTAGAGGGAACATCACACACAGGGGCATTTAGTTTTATAACCTCCTTTGGAAAGCTAATTTGATTAATgaccttaatttttttttattttggtaaaTGACCTTCCTTTTACAATTTCACTTAATTAATTCCctcaaaaaacaaaatataataataatgaaaattGGGAAAATTTTGTCGGGTCTTTTGGTCGGGTCATATACCACGTTTTCTCAacaatttattttacttttctTCTCACCTTCTTCCTGGCGCCTTTTCTTCCCACTTCCTCGCGCCTTTTCCACCCAGTTTACATTGCAGACTAACCAACCAAGGCTGATAAATTTCTCTGTTTTCTACCTTAATTGGATAGCAAGAAGCGGATTTCACCCATTTGATTGTgagtttatttagtttaatcGTCTGGTTTGCCactttattttttggttttatcgAGACATGTTTCTGAAATATGTAATATATCTAAACCTGGTATCGGTCGCCGTGAACGTAATTACGGTCGCCGAAAACATAGTTTCTTTCGCCTCATATGTTATAGCGGTCGCCTTTCatgtcatttttttaatttttttttagatacATAGTTTTCTTTTTGTTGATCGATTTCAACAATATGCTTCTGattatttattgtgttttatACAGGTAATGACATTTACCAATATTATATTTGAATTTGATGGTGAGTGGAGAATAGATGAACAAGGCATTTGTAAGTGGTGTCCGGGATCCAATTCTAAATGGGCAGCAATAAATGTGGATGAGGATAATTGTTCATGTGAAGAAGTGGTGAGTTTGATAAGTAAAGTTTTGGGACTGAATATAGATGAATCAAAAATGACATTGAGTTATTTGCCATCTGTACGGGGTTTTAATCCTCGTCCTATTTATATTAACAATGCAGTAGGTGTAAAGACATACTTATGTTTTGGGGATTCACAGAATAGGCCTGTGCTTCATGCGGAATTGTCAAAAAATATTGATGTTGAAATTGATATGATTGTGGATGATCCAAGAGTTGAGAGCATCAAAGATAGATTTGTTGATGTGAATGATGGAAGATTATCATGTGATATGTTAGTTGATCATAATGAAAAAGAGTTGCATGATGGATATTTTGATCGGGTTTTAATCCTAGATGATGCCTCTAACATGCAAGAAGTAAATGATGATGTCAATAATGACATGGTTGCAAAATCTAGCAATGAAGCCACTCCGACAGATTCGCCAAGCCAACATGAAGAACCTGAGCCTATTGAGGATGTACAAAATATGTTGCTTGTTGGTGACAATGGTTACAGTTTCACAGATGGATCAAAGTTAAAAATTGGTCAAGAATTTGATACCAAAGAAGAGGTTAAAAATGTATTGTCCGAACTTGCAATTAGTGCCTCTTTTGAATTTGATGTTGTTAAATCAactaaatcactttactcaatCAAATGTGTAAGTGATAAATGCAGCTGGAGAGTACGGGTTTCAAAAAAAAGGAAGTCGACCCGATTCTCCATTCGGAAGTATTGCAATACACACACTTGTGATCTGCTGACAGACGTAAAAGACATCGCCAAGCGAGTGCTGCTGTAGTGTCAAAGATGTTGCTAGAGAATTTTAGTGGGCAATAGGTCACCCCAACACCTAAATCAATAATGACAATGATGCAGAATAGGGGTATTAATATCACCTATTACAAGGCTTGGAAAGGTAAAGAACTAGCACTTAATCAGCTAAGAGGTGATCCTGATGAGAGTTTCcatatgttgccttcatattTGAACATGGTCAAGCAGGTAAATCCAGGTAGCATCACACATCTTGTTGTTGACAATAATAGGTTTAGATACATGTTCTTAGCATATGATGCTTGTATAAATGGATATAAATTCATGCGAAAAGTAGTTGCAGTTGATGGAACATTTCTAAAGGGAAAGTACAATGGTGTTTTGCTTGTTGCTACAACACAAGATGGTGAATTTCACCAATTTCCTATTGCATGGGGTGTTGTTGACTCCGAGACTGTGGAGTCATGGACATGGTTTATGTTGAAGTTGCAGGAATTGGTACCAGATGATGAAGAACTAGTAATAATCTCGGACCGACATCAGGGTATAATATCTGATGTGGCAAATGTTTACAAACAAGCACATCATGGTTATTGTGTGTGGCACTTGTCACAAAATATCAAAACTAGGAGTAAACAAAAAGGTGCTACAGAGTTGTTCATGCGTATAGCATATGCATACAAACAAAGTGAATTTGATTCGTTGTATAGTGATATGAGAAACAGGTACCCTCAAGTTGCGAAATATTTGGAAGAGCATACTTCTCCAGAAAAGTGGTCTAGATCTCATTGCCCAAGAACACGATACAACATAATGACAACCAATGGAGTGGAGTCAATAAATTCTAGATTGCGCACTGAAAGGGATCTTCCAATTGTTTCATTGTTAGATGCACTTCAAAAATTGACTTCATGTTGGTTTAGCCGATATCGTAATGCTGCTACTGCATCTACAACTGTAGTAACTCCTGCTATTGAGTCAATTCTGCGTGAAAGGTTCAATGCTTCTCAAAAAAACCAAGTCTATGAGTTGAACAACTTGCAGTATCATGTTTATGCCCAAGATGACCATGAAACTGTTGATTTTGCAAGTAATTCATGTAGTTGTAGAGTTTATGATTTAGATAGAATTCCATGTTCTCATGCCATAGCAGCTAGTTATGCAgcaaatttgagaatttatgacTTATGCTCGGAGTACTATACTACCCATACAAGGGTACTTGCTTACTCTGGTACCATATATCCTGTGCCTCAATGTAGCGAATGGACGAAGACAATTGACCCATTGGCACAAAAGTTGCTGCCACCTAATGTGAAGCAAAAGCGTGGAAGGAGAAAAGTGAATAGAAATCCATCTATCGGTGAGTTTGGGAAACGATGAGATTGACCATGAGTTTGATGTTTGGTGGTGACCTGTTACATGTTAGGTTAATTTTGGCTTTCAAaatacattttaattttttttacatgtgTAGTGCAGCAAAGATCTTATTTGATGattgaatttcaaaatttcacttTCACTATTATTTTAAGAGCTAATTTATGGTTACTGATTTTCAAGTTCATGGCAACAGTTTTCATGTTCATGGCTACTGATGCAAAGTAATTGACAAACATTTTTTATGTTCATGGCAACTTTTTCTATGTTCATGGCCACTGATACAAAATAATTGACAACCATTACCATTTATGTTCATGGCAACCAATTTTATATTGAAACTCATTTTGGCTATGGCAGTGTTATTTCAAGCAAgcatataaaaaattatcatttcttcttcttattattatttttgagtttttattgtttttttagttATTGTGTTGgctagaatttttttaaaaaaagaatttaGAATATGATTTTGAAAATCATGCCACAGCTtattgaagaaaataaaaatatatctttatatattgcgattaaataaatcaagtttggataTTTAAAAATCATGCAACCACTTAGtggagaaaataaaaatataacatatTATACCATGTGTAATAATTTTActtgttaattaattaagtttttaACAATTATATTTCAATTTACGTTTGCATGATTATTTGAGAAGATTGACTATCTAAAAATCACGATCAAGtgttacaaaataaaaaaagaaataaagtaAAACGAggcagaaaaaaaattaaaaatttagttGGCGACCGATCATAAAAAATTGAGCAACCGATATACCATTCACAGCAACCAAATTTATATAAACGACAACCTCTTATATATCGAGGCTAATTTTTACAATCGACGTCATCAATTTCTATACTTTATATCATGTTTAATTTATATtacatcataaaaatatatatctttaCATATTgtgattaaataaataaagtttggatatttgaaaatcatgcaacCACTCATTGAagacaataaaaatataacatatTATACCATGTGTAATACTTTTGCTTGTTAATTACTTAAGTTTTTAACGATTGTATTTCAATTTAttgattatataaaaataaaaaataaaataaaacgaggcaaaaaaaattaaaaatttagttGGCGACCGATCATCAAATATTGAGCAACCATTCACAACAATCGAATTTATATAAACGAGAACCTCTTATATATCGAGGCTAAATTTTATAATCGAAGTCTAGTTTCATCAATTTTTATACTTTATatcatgtttaatatttataatacatcataaaaatatatctttatatattgcgattaaataaatcaagtttggatatttgaaaatcatgcaacCACTCattgatgaaaataaaaatataacatatTATACCATGTGTAATACTTTTGCTTGTTAATTACTTAATTTTTTAACGATTGTATTTCAATTTAttgattatataaaaataaaaataaaataaaacaaggcaaaaaaaattaaaaatttagttGGCAACCGATCATCAAATATTGAGCAACCATTCACAGCAACCGAATTTATATAAACGAGAACCTCTTATAAATCGAGGCTAAATTTTACAATCGATGTCTAGTTTCATCAATTTTTATACTTTATatcatgtttaatatttataatacatcataaaaatatatctttatatattgcgattaaataaatcaagtttggatatttgaaaatcatgcaacCACTCattgatgaaaataaaaatataacatatTATACCATGTGTAATACTTTTGCTTGTTAATTACTTAATTTTTAACGATTGTATTTCAATTTAttgattatataaaaataaaaaataaaataaaacgaggcaaaacaaattaaaaatttagttGGCGACCGATCATCAAATATTGAGCAACCATTCACAGCAACCGAATTTATATAAACGAGAACCTCTTATATATCGAGGCTAAATTTTACAATCGATGTCTAGTTTCATCAATTTTTATACtttatatcatatttaatatttataatacatcataaaaatatatctttatatattgcgattaaataaatcaagtttggatatttgaaaatcatgcaacCACTCattgatgaaaataaaaatataacatatTATACCATGTGTAATACTTTTGCTTGTTAATTACTTAATTTTTTAACGATTGTATTTCAATTTAttgattatataaaaataaaaaataaaataaaacgaggcaaaaaaattaaaaatttagttGGTGACCGATCATCAAATATTGAGCAACCATTCACAGCAACCGAATTTATATACACGAGAACCTCTTATATATCGAGGCTAAATTTTACAATCGATGTCTAGTTTCATCAATATTTATACTTTATatcatgtttaatatttataatacatcatataaaatatatttttatatattgcgATTAAAGAACTCAAGTTTTGATATTTGAAAATAATGTGTAATACTTTTACTTGTTGATTACTTAATTTTTGTAACGATTGTATTTCTATTTACATTTGCATAATTATTTGAGATGATTGATTATATAAAAATCACTATCAAGTGTTACAAAAAAAGGTAAAAAAAGGAAACCGAGgcagaaaaaattattttttaattgaacTAAAATatcttttttatattttagattaaataatgtatatattttaaaatatacttaAAATTAGTAAATAATCAATGTAGATTGGACTAATCCAAAAAGTTGTCAAAGTAAATACTTCAGAATccttgaaacaaaataattaagtCTTGTCTCAACTGATAAAATATTACAAGATGACATAACATTTACCATATACAACCAAAGTTAATCACATCATCAGATTATTAAATGCAGACTATAATTTTCACTCATTTCTCCAAGAACATAtcttcaaatatttcctaaaagaACTCGTATCATCGTTATATAGCAAACATGTATTACCGTTGCATAACTATGTAGTTGcactttcaaaacataaacaccaTATCCCCCTGTGAAGAACGGATTAACtcatttcataatttaatattgatatgaactctaatgaatttaaatatttaatcaaCACCTACCTCAACCCATGTTTGGCTAAATGGGAAACAAACTTGGAATGGATTGCGATGGGGAAATAGCCGCTTTGTCCAATTCAAAAAGTCCATGATCTGTTGgtatttttaaatcacataaaaatacataacaGAAATATGGAGGAGAAATAAACTCAAAACTACCTTTGAGGGCCTCTTGTATAGGTGTGTCTTGTAGTTGACTTTCTATCTTTTGTCGTTTCTCTGGTGGAGACACAGAGTCCAAAGAATCATGTGATGCGGAAATATTCGCTTTGTCCAATTCAACAACACCATGATCTGCTAGAATTCTTAAATTACGTAAAATGCAATAGCATAAATATGGAAAAAAGAATCAAAATTACCTTTGGGGGTTTCTTGTACTGGTGCGTGCTCTAGTCCTCTAGCGGACTTTCCCATATGCTCCATCATTGTTGGAAATTTTTCTTCTAATTGTAAAAATCTTCCATTAAAGTGGAGTTCCATTCGTTCAATAAGGGATTCCATCTTTTCTAATTTGGAGTTAATGTGTTGCAATGTTTCCATAATGACAGTCTTTGTTTCAACACAATCATGGACTTTAAATGAACCATTTACAGTAGACTTGTGTTGAGGATATGGTTGGGTAGACGCACCATCATCTACATGTGACTGGCTACAGTAAACAACCTTTCCCTGTAGCATCAACTCAACAATATTCTCCACAACTGCATCTGGGGAAGGATCTATAAATTCACCATTTATATAATACGAGGACAATAATTCATCCGCAGTTGGTGTCAACATACCAACAATATCCTGCACATTTAATTTAAATCTATAAATGTAATTTCAATATCATATAATATCTACATAAATCATACATAAGTTAATACTTACAGTTTCAGATGAGTTTGCAGCTGCGACTATCTTCACATGTGTTGGTGCTGCCTTTTTATTCCATTTGTTAGTCACCCATCGACACATTCGAGTTGTAAGTCATTGCCCTCTTTCCGCTTAGCGAAGGTGTTTGCAATTCCGGGTATACATTCATAGGCAAGTATCTAAATTAGTAAATAATAAGTTAATAAACATATAAACCTTATATAAACCATactaaacaaaaaattaaatttcactTACTTGTAATGGTTGGAGGAATCCACTAAGATTATAGCTCGCACCTTTGACACATTTTTCTGATTTCTTTGATTTTATAAGTTCCTTTTCCTTTTCACTAATATTTTTTCTCAAACTCCTCAATACTTCCTTAAATGTTGTTGTACCCCATGGGTACTTgttaaaattttctaaatctTCAACTAGTTGCATCAACTTCTTATCTATAGGCGGATTCTTTTTTTTCCTTATGGGCCAAAGAACACCGGCAACAAAAAACAAACAAGCCAGCTTCACCTTTTCTAGATTTACATCTTCAGCATATTCATTACTAAGTTTTACTAATCGAGCCTTTACATCATTCAAAAATACTTCCTTCATTCCATTGAAATGTCTTTGATAAAATTTCATGTTATCCACAATCATCGGAAAATTATTAGAACAATCAAGTCCTGT
It encodes:
- the LOC140890019 gene encoding uncharacterized protein — translated: MTMMQNRGINITYYKAWKGKELALNQLRGDPDESFHMLPSYLNMVKQVNPGSITHLVVDNNRFRYMFLAYDACINGYKFMRKVVAVDGTFLKGKYNGVLLVATTQDGEFHQFPIAWGVVDSETVESWTWFMLKLQELVPDDEELVIISDRHQGIISDVANVYKQAHHGYCVWHLSQNIKTRSKQKGATELFMRIAYAYKQSEFDSLYSDMRNRYPQVAKYLEEHTSPEKWSRSHCPRTRYNIMTTNGVESINSRLRTERDLPIVSLLDALQKLTSCWFSRYRNAATASTTVVTPAIESILRERFNASQKNQVYELNNLQYHVYAQDDHETVDFASNSCSCRVYDLDRIPCSHAIAASYAANLRIYDLCSEYYTTHTRVLAYSGTIYPVPQCSEWTKTIDPLAQKLLPPNVKQKRGRRKVNRNPSIGEFGKR